A window from Bufo bufo chromosome 1, aBufBuf1.1, whole genome shotgun sequence encodes these proteins:
- the LOC120986450 gene encoding nuclear factor interleukin-3-regulated protein-like, translated as MNGQVPCPTSEDLSSHQAPPTLEPYAPPPPPATTQDTLEDASSPGSLLSTSGLLLARSLLSRRSSTSPNNSPSSCSLRRRREFTPEERKDDTYWDKRKKNNEAAKRSREKRRAGDIALEGRVIALLEENARLRAELLALRFRFGLVRDPCEEARGSYAQPCGLHDPTPPNPPPPMPHSEDSGFSTPSVGSPVFFEDRVPEQEPQNLPPPSINYYGSVPVETVEHPRGRLDIHPDTYKSLPHKLRFKACAPGEDGPHVAAPVSNSFPTEVAQGFPQQPMAFPRGRWGNQGQDGSPSQAAENSELRSQLASLSAEVAQLKRIFSEQMTGRSGPD; from the coding sequence ATGAATGGTCAAGTGCCTTGTCCTACTTCCGAGGATCTGTCCTCTCACCAGGCTCCACCTACTCTCGAACcctatgctcctcctcctcctccagctacTACACAGGACACTCTCGAAGATGCCTCATCTCCAGGATCCCTCCTGTCCACCTCTGGCCTCCTCCTTGCTCGTTCTCTCCTTAGTCGCCGGAGTAGTACTTCACCAAACAATTCACCATCATCCTGTAGCCTTCGCCGTCGTCGAGAATTTACTCCAGAAGAGAGAAAAGATGACACTTACTGGGACAAGCGGAAAAAAAACAACGAGGCGGCTAAACGCTCAAGAGAGAAACGTCGTGCTGGTGACATTGCCCTAGAAGGACGCGTCATTGCTCTTTTGGAGGAGAATGCAAGGCTGCGAGCTGAGCTGCTTGCTCTTCGATTCCGCTTCGGCCTGGTACGGGATCCATGTGAGGAAGCTCGTGGGTCGTATGCACAGCCATGCGGTCTTCATGATCCTACTCCACCAAATCCTCctccaccaatgcctcattcagaaGACTCTGGATTCTCCACACCCAGTGTCGGCAGTCCAGTTTTCTTTGAAGACAGAGTTCCTGAACAGGAGCCTCAAAATTTACCGCCACCATCCATAAATTATTATGGATCAGTTCCAGTAGAGACTGTAGAACATCCTCGTGGGAGACTTGACATTCATCCTGACACATATAAAAGCCTCCCACACAAGTTGAGGTTTAAAGCCTGTGCTCCAGGTGAGGACGGACCTCATGTCGCAGCACCCGTTTCTAACAGTTTTCCTACTGAAGTGGCCCAAGGTTTCCCCCAGCAGCCAATGGCCTTTCCACGAGGACGGTGGGGAAACCAAGGTCAGGATGGATCTCCCAGTCAGGCTGCAGAAAACTCTGAACTTAGGTCTCAACTTGCCTCACTGTCCGCGGAGGTGGCCCAGCTGAAGAGAATTTTTTCAGAGCAGATGACGGGTCGAAGTGGACCTGATTAG